The Enterobacter asburiae genome window below encodes:
- a CDS encoding NCS1 family nucleobase:cation symporter-1 — protein sequence MPNSQNAQQGTAADSGAVYSPRLCNEDLAPTRDQNWSWYNIFSFWMSDVHSMGGYVVAASFFTLGLASWQVLLCLLVGICIVQLCANLVAKPSQMAGVPYAVISRQAFGVFGANIPAVIRGLIAFAWYGIQTYLAANALMLVALKFWPSLSSLTTDAFQGLSHLGWICFAIMWVLQAMVFWHGMSAIKRFIDIAGPAVYVVMLALAGWIVYKTGFDGISFTLASKSLSAGEQTWQMITATALVVSYFSGPLLNFGDFSRYGKSMGEIRRGNRWGLPFNFLLFSIVTVVIVSGTQSLFGRMITDPIETVSRVGNDLAVAIGLLTMITATIGINIVANFVSPAFDFSNCSPQKISFRTGGMIAAVGSILLTPWNLFNSPELIHYTLDVLGAFIGPLFGILIADFYLIKRGKVSVDDLFDDTPKGKYWYRNGFNPKAIGALIPSVAVGLVISFIPALHEVANFSWFIGVFLGGVTYRWLAREDRETASATSFSSRVATQKE from the coding sequence ATGCCAAACAGTCAAAACGCGCAGCAGGGTACGGCCGCTGATTCCGGTGCGGTTTACAGCCCACGTCTTTGCAATGAGGATCTGGCACCGACGCGTGACCAGAACTGGAGCTGGTACAACATCTTTTCGTTCTGGATGTCGGACGTTCACAGCATGGGGGGTTATGTTGTCGCCGCGAGCTTTTTTACGCTCGGGCTGGCAAGCTGGCAGGTGCTGCTCTGCCTGCTGGTGGGGATTTGCATCGTGCAATTGTGCGCCAACCTGGTGGCTAAACCGAGCCAGATGGCGGGGGTGCCCTACGCGGTGATCAGCCGTCAGGCGTTTGGCGTCTTCGGGGCCAATATTCCGGCGGTGATCCGCGGGCTGATTGCCTTCGCGTGGTACGGCATTCAGACCTATCTGGCCGCCAACGCCCTGATGCTGGTGGCGCTGAAGTTCTGGCCGTCGCTCTCTTCGCTTACAACAGACGCGTTCCAGGGCCTGTCGCATCTCGGCTGGATCTGCTTTGCCATTATGTGGGTACTGCAGGCGATGGTTTTCTGGCACGGCATGAGCGCCATCAAGCGCTTTATTGATATCGCCGGTCCGGCGGTCTACGTGGTGATGCTGGCCCTCGCAGGCTGGATTGTATACAAGACCGGTTTTGACGGCATTTCCTTCACTCTCGCCAGCAAATCCCTGAGCGCGGGCGAGCAGACCTGGCAGATGATCACCGCGACCGCGCTGGTGGTATCTTACTTCTCCGGCCCGCTGCTCAACTTTGGCGACTTCTCCCGCTACGGCAAAAGCATGGGCGAGATCCGCCGCGGCAACCGCTGGGGCCTGCCGTTTAACTTCCTGCTGTTCTCCATCGTCACCGTGGTGATTGTCTCCGGCACCCAGTCGCTGTTTGGCCGCATGATCACCGACCCGATCGAAACCGTCAGCCGCGTGGGCAACGATCTGGCCGTGGCGATTGGCCTGCTGACGATGATCACCGCCACCATCGGGATCAACATCGTCGCGAACTTTGTCTCCCCGGCGTTTGATTTCTCTAACTGCTCGCCGCAGAAAATCAGCTTCCGCACCGGGGGCATGATTGCCGCCGTCGGCTCGATCCTGCTCACCCCGTGGAACCTGTTCAACTCGCCGGAGCTTATCCACTACACCCTGGACGTGCTCGGGGCGTTCATCGGCCCGCTGTTCGGCATTCTGATTGCCGACTTCTACCTGATTAAGCGCGGCAAGGTGTCGGTCGACGATCTGTTCGACGACACGCCAAAGGGCAAATACTGGTACCGCAACGGCTTTAACCCGAAAGCCATTGGCGCGCTGATCCCGTCCGTTGCCGTAGGCCTGGTGATTAGCTTTATCCCGGCCCTGCATGAGGTGGCGAACTTCAGCTGGTTTATCGGCGTCTTCCTCGGCGGCGTGACCTACCGCTGGCTGGCGCGGGAAGACCGCGAGACGGCGAGCGCGACGTCGTTCAGCTCCCGCGTGGCAACGCAAAAAGAGTAA